One region of Purpureocillium takamizusanense chromosome 4, complete sequence genomic DNA includes:
- the ERB1 gene encoding Ribosome biogenesis protein erb1 (BUSCO:EOG092612LP~EggNog:ENOG503NU5U~COG:J), with the protein MTPPMASRKRKGSDAATVSSQLGEDGFDGDLLDDILSQSEDDAFEGVSEAEDVASSASEDDENGGVFSDDEDEENSSVNEEASSGEDNDAGPTKANNPNYRIATDANGGERYEYAEIDPVYDSDDSDAKEPANTIGNIPLSFYDSYPHIGYDINGKKIMRPATGEALDALLDSIELPKGWTGLTDPQTGKPLNLTQDELELLRRLQMGEVPEDGYDPYPDLVPYFTSIEEKMPLSAAPEPKRRFVPSKHEAKRVAQLVRAIREGRILPYKPPEEAAKEKETEEETYYDIWANEEPQDPHVMNIPAPKLAPPGYDLSYNPPAEYLPTNEERRVWETADPEDREKEYLANKYDSLRKVPGYGSFVKERFERCLDLYLAPRIRKNRLNIDPSSLLPKLPRPEDLKPFPTVCQTIYRGHEGRVRSAAFSPDGEWVASGGDDGTVRVWTLNGHQDWTVKLPSEEPVDVVRWRPGRESFILAAAAGEDIYLMVPPLCSDAVDKSSRDVLDAGFGYAANGGTNLATNGNKEPTARWSRPGSKLEEAGVLLKITVRAAIKTLNWHRRGDFLCSVSPTGQRSSVAIHTISKHLSQIPFRRLPGLAQTAQFHPSRPLFFVATQRMIRCYDLQRQELVKVIQPGARWISSFDVHSGGDNLIVGSYDRRLLWHDLDLSSRPYKTMRFHGQAIRSVKYHRALPLFADASDDGTLQVFHGKVVSDLMESATIVPVKMLRGHTVVNKLGVLDVDWHPKHPWCLSAGADGTCRLWT; encoded by the exons ATGACGCCTCCAATGGCGTCGCGCAAGCGTAAAGGCTCCGACGCTGCGACTGTCTCctcccagctcggcgaggatggcttTGACGGGGATCTTCTCGATGATATCTTATCACAGAGTGAGGATGATGCCTTCGAGGGCGTTTCCGAGGCTGAAGATGTCGCATCTTCTGCGTCAGAAGATGATGAGAACGGCGGCGTAttcagcgacgacgaggatgaagaaAATAGCAGCGTCAACGAGGAGGCGTCAAGCGGCGAGGACAATGACGCTGGACCAACAAAAGCTAACAATCCTAATTATCGCATCGCGACCGACGCCAATGGCGGTGAGCGCTACGAGTACGCCGAGATTGATCCCGTctacgacagcgacgacagcgatgCTAAAGAGCCCGCAAACACGATTGGTAATATTCCTCTTTCCTTTTACGACTCTTATCCGCACATCGGCTACGACATCAACGGCAAGAAGATCATGCGCCCGGCCACCGGAGAGGCTCTCGACGCTCTCCTGGACAGCATCGAGTTGCCCAAGGGCTGGACAGGTCTTACCGATCCACAGACGGGCAAGCCACTCAATCTCACACAGGACGAACTTGAGCTGCTACGACGCCTTCAGATGGGAGAGGTTCCTGAAGATGGATACGACCCGTACCCA GATCTGGTTCCGTACTTTACGAGTATCGAAGAGAAGATGCCGCTCAGCGCCGCTCCCGAGCCAAAACGTCGTTTTGTCCCATCCAAGCATGAAGCCAAGCGCGTAGCCCAACTCGTGCGAGCCATACGCGAAGGTCGGATCCTGCCGTACAAGCCGCCCGAAGAAGCCGCGAAGGAGAAAGAGACCGAGGAGGAAACATATTATGACATATGGGCCAACGAGGAACCCCAAGATCCTCATGTCATGAACATCCCAGCGCCAAAGCTGGCGCCTCCCGGATATGACCTCAGCTACAACCCCCCGGCGGAATACCTGCCGACGAATGAGGAGCGGCGGGTGTGGGAGACCGCCGACCCTGAAGACCGCGAGAAAGAATACCTTGCGAACAAATATGACTCGTTGCGTAAGGTTCCTGGCTATGGCTCGTTCGTCAAAGAGCGATTCGAGCGATGCCTGGACCTTTACCTCGCTCCACGCATCCGGAAGAACCGACTCAACATTGACCCCAGTTCCTTGCTTCCCAAGCTTCCTCGACCAGAGGACTTGAAGCCGTTCCCAACTGTCTGCCAAACCATATACAGGGGCCATGAGGGCCGCGTGCGTTCGGCTGCATTTAGCCCTGATGGTGAATGGGTTGCCTcaggcggtgacgatggcacCGTTCGGGTCTGGACGCTCAATGGCCATCAAGATTGGACCGTGAAGCTCCCATCTGAGGAACCTGTGGATGTAGTGAGGTGGCGACCGGGCAGGGAGTCCTTCAttctcgctgctgcggccggtGAAGACATCTATCTCATGGTTCCGCCTCTATGCAGCGACGCTGTCGACAAGTCGAGCCGCGATGTGCTGGATGCTGGCTTTGGTTATGCCGCCAATGGCGGTACTAATCTGGCCACCAACGGGAACAAGGAGCCCACGGCTCGGTGGTCAAGACCTGGGTCTAAGCTAGAGGAGGCTGGTGTTCTCCTGAAGATAACCGTTAGGGCGGCGATCAAGACTCTCAACTGGCACAGGCGCGGCGACTTCCTCTGCTCGGTCTCCCCCACAGGGCAGCGAAGCTCCGTTGCAATTCACACCATATCAAAACACCTCAGCCAGATCCCCTTCCGCCGCCTACCGGGCCTAGCTCAGACGGCTCAGTTTCACCCGTCTCGGccgctcttcttcgtcgccaCCCAGCGCATGATTCGCTGCTACGACTTGCAAAGGCAGGAGCTTGTCAAAGTGATCCAGCCTGGCGCGCGCTGGATTTCGTCGTTCGATGTCCATTCCGGCGGGGACAATCTCATCGTTGGGTCCTACGACCGTCGGCTTTTGTGGCACGACCTGGACCTATCTAGTCGGCCGTACAAGACGATGAGGTTCCACGGGCAAGCCATTCGCTCGGTCAAGTACCACCGGGCGTTGCCGTTATTCGCTGATGCAAGCGACGACGGAACTTTGCAGGTATTCCACGGCAAGGTCGTGAGCGACTTAATGGAAAGTGCCACTATCGTCCCTGTCAAGATGCTTCGGGGACACACCGTTGTCAACAAGCTGGGAGTGCTCGATGTAGACTGGCACCCCAAGCATCCCTGGTGCCTGAGCGCTGGAGCCGATGGTACATGCAGACTATGGACATGA